One window of the Natronomonas marina genome contains the following:
- the nuoL gene encoding NADH-quinone oxidoreductase subunit L: MAGIYAYAPAIALLPFVSFLVALLAGKWLPKKGALAGILATAGSLGLSAAMLANVVLTGEGYDETLYTFVDATETFDLTFGLLVDPLSAAMLVIVSLIAFLVHVFSLGYMNDEGEPGLPRYYAGLGLFSASMLAFVFSANLLMAFFFFELVGLCSYLLIGHWFREDAPPSAAKKAFLVTRFGDYFFLIGVVGVLTTFGTAGFAGEDGFPALAEAVLAGEASVNTFGFAPETWFAVLGLLVLGGVLGKSAQFPFHTWLPDAMEGPTPVSALIHAATMVAAGVFLVARMYGFYALLPTVLAIIAFTGGFTALFAASMGVVKNEIKQVLAYSTISQYGYMMLALGAGGYVAAFFHLTTHAVFKALLFLGAGSVIIAMHHEEDMWLMGGLKDEMRVTYLTFLAGSLALAGIFPFAGFWSKDEVLFETLVHGLGESPLLLGGYLMGLAAVFVTGFYTIRMVMLTFHGEPRTDTAEDPHGVRWNVKFPLSVLGVLAVVAGFLNPVPIKKLTGAEVDFLHAYLDNPASEELLTSAHHYGELTHDYAGYTTGTIAGGEVGTMLVGAGLSLGLALAGAGAAFSLYRGADPERHTEKLGGLRTVLMHNYYQDEYQVWLAEGLTVRVASAADTFDQGVIDGAVNAVSSVSLFSGDRLRRLQTGIVTNYAALITLSVLALLAVFAVIGGWF, encoded by the coding sequence ATGGCAGGAATATACGCATACGCGCCGGCTATCGCGCTGCTGCCGTTCGTCTCGTTCCTGGTCGCACTCCTGGCCGGGAAGTGGCTCCCGAAGAAGGGCGCGCTCGCGGGCATCCTGGCGACGGCCGGGTCGCTCGGCCTCTCGGCGGCGATGCTCGCCAACGTCGTCCTCACGGGCGAGGGCTACGACGAGACGCTGTACACCTTCGTCGACGCGACCGAGACGTTCGACCTGACGTTCGGCCTCCTCGTCGACCCGCTGTCGGCCGCAATGTTGGTCATCGTCTCGCTCATCGCCTTCCTCGTGCACGTCTTCTCGCTCGGCTACATGAACGACGAGGGTGAACCGGGGCTGCCGCGCTACTACGCCGGTCTCGGACTGTTCTCGGCGAGCATGCTCGCGTTCGTCTTCTCGGCGAACCTGCTGATGGCCTTCTTCTTCTTCGAGCTGGTGGGCCTCTGTTCGTACCTGCTCATCGGCCACTGGTTCCGGGAGGACGCCCCGCCCTCCGCGGCGAAGAAGGCGTTCCTGGTCACCCGCTTCGGTGACTACTTCTTCCTGATCGGCGTCGTGGGCGTCCTGACGACGTTCGGCACCGCGGGCTTCGCCGGCGAGGACGGCTTCCCTGCGCTCGCGGAGGCGGTTCTGGCCGGCGAGGCGTCGGTCAACACCTTCGGCTTCGCGCCCGAGACGTGGTTCGCGGTGCTCGGCCTGCTCGTCCTCGGCGGCGTGCTCGGCAAATCCGCACAGTTCCCCTTCCATACGTGGCTGCCGGACGCCATGGAGGGTCCGACGCCCGTGTCGGCGCTCATCCACGCCGCGACGATGGTTGCCGCCGGCGTCTTCCTGGTCGCCCGGATGTACGGCTTCTACGCGCTGCTGCCGACGGTGCTGGCCATTATCGCGTTCACGGGCGGCTTCACGGCGCTGTTCGCGGCGTCGATGGGCGTCGTCAAAAACGAGATCAAGCAGGTGCTCGCCTACTCGACCATCAGCCAGTACGGCTACATGATGCTCGCGCTGGGCGCGGGCGGCTACGTCGCCGCGTTCTTCCATCTGACGACCCACGCGGTATTCAAGGCGCTACTGTTCCTCGGCGCCGGGTCAGTCATCATCGCCATGCACCACGAGGAGGACATGTGGCTGATGGGCGGGCTGAAAGACGAGATGCGGGTCACCTACCTCACGTTCCTCGCGGGGTCGCTCGCGCTCGCGGGCATCTTCCCGTTCGCCGGCTTCTGGTCGAAGGACGAGGTGCTGTTCGAGACGCTGGTCCACGGTCTCGGCGAGAGTCCGCTGCTGCTCGGCGGCTACCTGATGGGACTCGCGGCCGTGTTCGTGACCGGCTTCTACACCATCCGGATGGTGATGCTGACGTTCCACGGCGAGCCACGGACGGACACTGCCGAGGACCCCCACGGCGTCCGCTGGAACGTCAAGTTCCCGCTGTCGGTGCTGGGAGTGCTTGCGGTCGTCGCCGGCTTCCTCAACCCCGTCCCCATCAAGAAGCTCACCGGCGCGGAGGTGGACTTCCTGCATGCGTATCTCGACAACCCCGCCAGCGAGGAACTGCTGACGAGCGCCCACCACTACGGCGAGTTGACCCACGACTACGCCGGCTACACCACGGGCACAATCGCGGGCGGCGAGGTCGGAACGATGCTCGTCGGCGCGGGGCTGAGCCTCGGGCTGGCGCTTGCCGGTGCCGGCGCCGCGTTCTCGCTGTACCGCGGCGCCGACCCCGAACGGCACACGGAGAAACTCGGCGGTCTTCGGACGGTTCTCATGCACAACTACTACCAGGACGAGTACCAGGTGTGGCTCGCGGAGGGGCTGACGGTCCGCGTAGCGAGCGCGGCCGACACCTTCGATCAGGGCGTCATCGACGGCGCGGTCAATGCCGTTTCCAGCGTCAGCCTCTTCTCGGGCGACCGCCTGCGTCGGCTCCAGACGGGTATCGTCACCAACTACGCGGCGCTCATCACGCTCAGCGTGCTGGCGCTGCTGGCTGTCTTCGCCGTCATCGGGGGGTGGTTCTAG
- the nuoK gene encoding NADH-quinone oxidoreductase subunit NuoK yields the protein MVLGTVPAEYYLVLSAAVFCIGVFGILTRENALMFLMSVELMLNAANINLVAFAFYWGNITGQVFTLFTMALAAAEVAIGIGIILVLYRNFDDVDVTEATTLRW from the coding sequence ATGGTTCTCGGAACCGTCCCCGCCGAGTACTATCTCGTCCTCTCGGCGGCGGTGTTCTGTATCGGTGTCTTCGGCATCCTGACCCGGGAGAACGCCCTGATGTTCCTGATGAGCGTCGAGTTGATGCTGAACGCCGCGAACATCAACCTCGTCGCCTTCGCGTTCTACTGGGGGAACATCACCGGCCAGGTGTTCACGCTGTTCACGATGGCGCTGGCCGCGGCGGAGGTCGCCATCGGCATCGGTATCATCCTGGTGCTGTACCGTAACTTCGACGACGTGGACGTGACCGAAGCGACGACACTGAGGTGGTAA
- a CDS encoding NADH-quinone oxidoreductase subunit J — MAVVPYQLLAFLLFALVTVGASLGVVLARDVWHSALLLGVALLSVAVHYVMLSAEFLAAMQVLVYVGGVLILITFAVMLVRRESGPETEVAP; from the coding sequence ATGGCTGTAGTACCGTACCAGTTACTGGCGTTCCTGCTGTTCGCCCTCGTGACCGTCGGGGCGAGCCTGGGCGTCGTCTTGGCCCGTGACGTGTGGCACTCGGCGCTACTCTTGGGCGTGGCGCTGCTGTCCGTCGCGGTCCACTACGTGATGTTGAGCGCCGAGTTTCTGGCCGCGATGCAGGTACTCGTGTACGTCGGCGGGGTACTGATCCTCATCACCTTCGCGGTCATGCTGGTCCGCCGCGAGAGCGGGCCGGAGACGGAGGTGGCGCCGTGA
- a CDS encoding DUF4440 domain-containing protein produces the protein MLTPTACRAEITGLHEFFVEWFAGAAPRSDLSRLERALAPEFEMVTTAGERVDHEALVDGIAESHGRTAGEDFDIDVREIETVALLDDHAVVRYEERQSTAAGETGRVSTALFRADEAAPEGVVWVTLQETGLES, from the coding sequence ATGCTGACTCCCACGGCGTGTCGGGCCGAGATAACGGGCCTCCACGAGTTCTTCGTCGAGTGGTTCGCCGGGGCGGCCCCGCGGAGCGATCTCTCCCGCCTCGAGCGGGCGCTCGCCCCCGAGTTCGAGATGGTCACGACGGCCGGCGAGCGGGTCGACCACGAGGCGCTCGTCGACGGGATCGCGGAGTCGCACGGCCGCACCGCCGGCGAGGACTTCGACATCGACGTCCGGGAGATAGAGACGGTCGCGCTGCTGGACGACCACGCCGTGGTGCGGTACGAGGAGCGGCAGTCGACGGCGGCGGGCGAGACGGGCCGGGTCAGTACGGCGTTGTTCCGGGCCGACGAGGCCGCACCCGAGGGAGTCGTCTGGGTCACGCTGCAGGAGACGGGCCTGGAGTCCTGA
- a CDS encoding IS630 family transposase: protein MTGREKEVVRHLSEEDLDRLLTETDDVKQHERLVFIKRLYKGATLAEAADDVGRSEGTADNWVERWNEGGLGKLTPNFGGGRPPKLGEAEQQRLIERLREGQPWKKQEIQHLLNEEFNIEYHPHYLPTFLDNLGLSYAIPRTKRPDRPDDAEGILDERVEYAFDEDADDQPHNKREKDQDDEDWDRDEDIRTDGGTVIGFFDLSHPQPWDNSQRMYTVDDPHITRPLVKIDTPAAGFYALNGESVLSFPPNQEKEQICECFETIREQNPRTRILLVLDNFSSHICKYTRKRAHELGIDLVFLPVGSPHLNPIEPVWKSLKWESSPLIVEDEDEYRTLLDDLFEELTEQLSFAASWIDNHLSGFLNKIR from the coding sequence ATGACTGGCCGTGAGAAAGAAGTTGTACGCCACCTGAGCGAGGAAGACCTGGATAGACTGCTCACGGAAACTGACGACGTGAAGCAACACGAACGGCTCGTGTTCATCAAACGGCTATACAAGGGAGCGACGCTCGCTGAAGCCGCTGATGACGTTGGGCGATCAGAGGGGACAGCTGACAACTGGGTCGAACGCTGGAATGAAGGAGGACTGGGCAAACTCACGCCGAACTTCGGGGGCGGCAGGCCCCCGAAGCTCGGCGAGGCCGAACAGCAGCGACTGATCGAGCGACTCCGTGAGGGCCAGCCCTGGAAAAAACAGGAGATTCAGCATCTCCTCAACGAGGAATTCAATATCGAGTATCATCCACACTATCTACCGACGTTTCTGGACAACCTCGGCCTCTCGTACGCTATTCCACGGACGAAACGTCCTGATCGACCAGACGACGCCGAAGGGATTCTCGACGAACGCGTCGAGTACGCGTTCGACGAGGATGCCGACGATCAGCCTCACAACAAACGAGAGAAAGATCAAGACGACGAAGACTGGGACCGTGACGAGGATATTCGAACAGATGGTGGCACAGTCATCGGGTTTTTCGACCTGTCACATCCACAGCCGTGGGACAATTCTCAGCGGATGTACACAGTTGATGACCCACACATCACCCGGCCGCTGGTGAAAATCGACACACCAGCGGCCGGGTTCTATGCACTCAACGGTGAGAGTGTACTGTCGTTTCCGCCGAACCAGGAGAAAGAACAGATCTGTGAGTGCTTCGAGACGATCCGCGAGCAGAATCCGCGTACCCGGATTCTGCTCGTTTTAGATAACTTCTCATCTCACATTTGCAAGTACACTCGCAAGCGTGCCCACGAACTAGGAATTGATCTCGTATTCCTTCCGGTTGGATCGCCGCATCTCAATCCAATCGAGCCAGTCTGGAAAAGTCTCAAGTGGGAGTCATCACCGCTGATTGTCGAAGATGAAGACGAGTACCGAACACTCCTTGACGATCTGTTCGAAGAACTGACCGAGCAACTGAGCTTCGCTGCATCGTGGATTGACAATCACCTCAGTGGATTCCTCAATAAGATCCGCTAA
- a CDS encoding DUF5518 domain-containing protein — translation MPTKHPLNYTMVNRQELIYIAAGGVLGWVAIYSYNAVYGSGSSVYVSISLIGSAVAGFLAARGERNPQRVGVGAALVGTFPILYLMYDSAIQMAGGLITDSAPWVFLVFGVLMVAILTFQAVGGLICGKAGGWLEKRIAS, via the coding sequence ATGCCAACAAAACATCCGCTTAACTATACGATGGTAAATCGGCAAGAGCTCATTTACATAGCCGCCGGTGGAGTACTCGGATGGGTAGCAATCTATTCTTATAACGCGGTATATGGCTCGGGGAGCTCGGTCTACGTATCGATCAGCCTTATCGGGAGCGCTGTCGCCGGGTTCCTCGCCGCAAGAGGCGAGAGAAACCCCCAACGGGTCGGCGTCGGCGCAGCACTCGTTGGGACGTTCCCAATCCTGTATTTGATGTACGATAGCGCGATTCAGATGGCGGGTGGACTCATTACGGACTCGGCTCCCTGGGTGTTCCTCGTCTTCGGTGTCCTGATGGTAGCGATTCTTACGTTCCAAGCGGTTGGAGGACTCATCTGCGGTAAGGCTGGCGGGTGGCTCGAAAAACGAATCGCATCCTGA
- a CDS encoding cupin domain-containing protein — protein MEKVAIDDLENDPRVADVQKHATGPLGLSDMALNYYELEPGDSFSGGIHTHMDQEEVFYVMEGTATFETPEDTHEVGPDEVVRFAPGEYQEGRNDGDDRVRALAMGAPQGMGETRTKLPCRACGADYHVTDVDGEDVTLTCPDCGNVVEV, from the coding sequence ATGGAGAAGGTAGCAATCGACGACCTGGAGAACGACCCGCGCGTCGCGGACGTACAGAAACACGCCACGGGCCCGCTTGGGCTGTCGGACATGGCGCTGAACTACTACGAACTCGAACCCGGCGACTCCTTCTCCGGCGGGATTCACACCCACATGGATCAGGAGGAGGTCTTCTACGTGATGGAGGGGACGGCGACCTTCGAGACGCCGGAGGACACCCACGAGGTCGGCCCCGACGAGGTCGTCCGGTTCGCCCCCGGCGAGTACCAGGAGGGCAGAAACGACGGCGACGACCGCGTCCGTGCGCTGGCGATGGGCGCCCCGCAGGGGATGGGCGAGACGCGCACGAAGTTGCCCTGCCGGGCGTGCGGTGCGGACTACCACGTCACCGACGTCGACGGCGAAGACGTGACGCTGACCTGTCCCGACTGCGGCAACGTCGTCGAGGTGTAG
- a CDS encoding NuoI/complex I 23 kDa subunit family protein, translated as MIGMLKSMATTMKHALDGEKFTVQYPEETPDVSPRFRGVHKFSQERCIWCRQCENVCPNDTIQIVTDEQRNGEQYNLHIGQCIYCRLCEEVCPVDAILLTQNFEFTGDTKDDLAYNMEELKNVPWYKDIDPLASREPDRGAWIGEGEGEVDYQ; from the coding sequence ATGATTGGAATGCTCAAATCGATGGCAACGACGATGAAACACGCTCTGGACGGCGAGAAGTTCACCGTCCAGTACCCCGAGGAGACGCCCGACGTCTCCCCGCGGTTCCGCGGCGTCCACAAGTTCTCACAGGAACGGTGCATCTGGTGTCGGCAGTGCGAGAACGTCTGCCCGAACGACACCATCCAGATCGTCACCGACGAACAGCGCAACGGCGAGCAGTACAACCTCCACATCGGGCAGTGCATCTACTGCCGGCTCTGCGAGGAGGTCTGCCCCGTCGACGCCATCCTCCTGACCCAGAACTTCGAGTTCACCGGCGACACCAAGGACGATCTGGCCTACAACATGGAGGAACTGAAGAACGTCCCCTGGTACAAGGACATCGACCCGCTCGCCTCGCGCGAACCCGACCGCGGCGCCTGGATCGGCGAGGGCGAGGGCGAAGTGGACTACCAATAG
- a CDS encoding complex I subunit 1/NuoH family protein: MLPAQTTLPDTIGRLLGFGSELSPAEDFVASFIGAALVGTLMLAMTAVAGPWAKRKITAAFTDRYAVNRVGPAGLLIIVADAVRLLSKELIVPEGVDRPAWDIAPLLLAWSALLGFAVIPMGNGIHLADPEIGLVYVFAVASIASLALVMAGYGSNNKFSMLGGLRAVAQNLAYEIPLVLIAASVVLFSGSLQMSEIVAAQSEALVSVAGLTIPSWYAFVNPFAFALFMIANLMEVGRNPFDIPEAPTEIVAGYQTEYSSVYFVLIYLGEFIHIFLGGAIIATLFLGGPAGPVLPGILWFIIKIWGVFLFTQWARSALPRLRIDQLIQIGWKGMLVLSLANLILTAVIVGVIA; this comes from the coding sequence ATGCTGCCGGCACAGACGACGCTGCCGGACACCATCGGCCGCCTGCTCGGGTTCGGTTCGGAACTGTCGCCTGCCGAGGACTTCGTCGCCTCCTTCATCGGCGCGGCGCTGGTCGGCACGCTCATGCTTGCGATGACTGCCGTCGCCGGGCCGTGGGCCAAGCGGAAGATAACCGCCGCCTTCACCGACCGCTACGCGGTCAACCGGGTCGGCCCCGCCGGATTGCTCATCATCGTCGCCGACGCGGTCCGCCTGCTGTCGAAGGAACTCATCGTCCCGGAGGGCGTCGACCGCCCCGCCTGGGACATCGCGCCGCTCCTGCTCGCGTGGTCGGCGCTGCTGGGCTTCGCCGTCATCCCGATGGGCAACGGCATCCACCTCGCCGACCCCGAAATCGGTCTGGTCTACGTCTTCGCCGTCGCCTCCATCGCCTCGCTGGCGCTGGTGATGGCCGGCTACGGCTCGAACAACAAGTTCTCGATGCTCGGCGGCCTGCGAGCGGTCGCCCAGAACCTCGCCTACGAGATTCCGCTGGTGCTCATCGCGGCGTCCGTCGTGCTGTTCTCCGGGTCGCTGCAGATGAGCGAAATCGTGGCCGCCCAGAGCGAGGCGCTCGTCAGCGTCGCCGGCCTCACGATTCCGTCGTGGTACGCCTTCGTCAACCCCTTCGCGTTCGCGCTGTTCATGATCGCGAACCTGATGGAGGTCGGCCGCAATCCCTTCGACATCCCCGAGGCGCCGACCGAGATCGTCGCGGGCTACCAGACCGAGTACTCCAGCGTCTACTTCGTGTTGATCTACCTCGGCGAGTTCATCCACATCTTCCTCGGCGGCGCCATCATCGCCACGCTGTTCCTCGGCGGCCCCGCCGGGCCGGTCCTGCCCGGAATCCTCTGGTTCATCATCAAGATCTGGGGGGTCTTCCTGTTCACCCAGTGGGCCCGCTCGGCGCTGCCGCGGCTCCGTATCGACCAGCTCATCCAGATCGGCTGGAAGGGGATGCTGGTGCTGTCGCTCGCGAACCTGATCCTCACGGCCGTCATCGTGGGGGTGATCGCCTGA
- a CDS encoding NADH-quinone oxidoreductase subunit D — MSLEEPRPTDVGETADGEVDYDELEALLGETALEREDHVNAPAFVVRPDEVQDALSALRQEAGFDYCSCVTAQEYEDRYESIYHLKKYDDPTQEVGVVVPTATDEPVSQTAEPVYRTADWHEREAYDLVGIEYEGHPDLRRILLPETWQGHPLGKDYDPEKPQVVPFREHANPLEPDQRAGSDEPGESDTMFINVGPHHPATHGVLHVKTVLDGEQIADVEPDIGYLHRCEEQMCQQGTYRHQIMPYPDRWDYVSAGILNEWAYARAAEDLADIEVPEYAQVIRTMSAELCRIASHMLALGTFCLDVFGDFTATFQYAFRDREVVQDILEDLTGQRLMFNYLRLGGVAWDLPEPREEFFEKTRDFLEDLPEKMKEYHNLVTSNEIFQVRCVDTGELPPDVAKQYGATGPVARGSGVDIDLRRDDPYGYYPELDWDVVTEDGCDNYSRVLVRLREVEESAKIIEQCVDLLEDWPEEERTIQANVPRTLKPDPDTEIYRGVEAAKGELGIYMRSDGTDKPARFKIRSPCFCNLHTLREMTEGEYIPDLIASLGSLDIVLGEVDR, encoded by the coding sequence ATGAGCTTGGAAGAACCGCGACCCACGGACGTCGGCGAGACGGCGGACGGCGAGGTCGACTACGACGAACTCGAGGCGCTGCTCGGCGAGACGGCGCTGGAACGGGAGGACCACGTCAACGCCCCCGCCTTCGTCGTCCGCCCCGACGAGGTCCAGGACGCCCTCTCGGCGCTGCGGCAGGAGGCCGGCTTCGACTACTGCTCCTGTGTCACCGCCCAGGAGTACGAGGACCGCTACGAGTCCATCTACCACCTCAAGAAGTACGACGACCCGACCCAGGAGGTCGGCGTTGTGGTCCCGACCGCGACGGACGAACCGGTCAGCCAGACCGCCGAACCGGTCTACCGGACGGCCGACTGGCACGAGCGGGAGGCCTACGACCTCGTCGGCATCGAGTACGAGGGCCACCCGGACCTCCGACGCATCCTGCTACCCGAGACGTGGCAGGGTCACCCGCTGGGGAAGGACTACGACCCCGAGAAGCCGCAGGTCGTCCCGTTCCGCGAGCACGCCAACCCGCTGGAACCCGACCAGCGCGCCGGGTCCGACGAACCCGGCGAGTCCGACACGATGTTCATCAACGTCGGGCCGCACCACCCGGCGACCCACGGCGTCCTCCACGTCAAGACGGTGCTGGACGGCGAGCAGATAGCCGACGTCGAACCCGACATCGGCTACCTGCACCGCTGCGAGGAGCAGATGTGCCAGCAGGGAACCTACCGGCACCAGATCATGCCGTATCCCGACCGCTGGGACTACGTCTCGGCGGGCATCCTCAACGAGTGGGCCTACGCGCGCGCCGCCGAGGACCTCGCGGACATCGAGGTGCCCGAGTACGCCCAGGTCATCCGGACGATGTCGGCCGAACTGTGCCGCATCGCCAGCCACATGCTCGCGCTGGGGACGTTCTGTCTGGACGTGTTCGGCGACTTCACCGCCACCTTCCAGTACGCCTTCCGGGACCGGGAGGTCGTCCAGGACATCCTCGAGGACCTCACCGGCCAGCGGCTGATGTTCAACTACCTCCGACTGGGCGGCGTGGCCTGGGACCTGCCGGAACCCCGCGAGGAGTTCTTCGAGAAGACGCGGGACTTCCTTGAGGACCTGCCGGAGAAGATGAAGGAGTACCACAACCTGGTCACCTCCAACGAGATCTTCCAGGTCCGGTGTGTCGACACCGGCGAACTGCCGCCCGACGTCGCAAAGCAGTACGGCGCCACCGGCCCGGTCGCCCGCGGTTCCGGCGTCGACATCGACCTCCGGCGGGACGACCCCTACGGCTACTACCCCGAACTCGACTGGGACGTCGTCACCGAGGACGGCTGTGACAACTACAGTCGCGTCCTCGTGCGCCTGCGCGAGGTCGAGGAGTCCGCGAAGATCATCGAGCAGTGTGTGGACCTGCTCGAGGACTGGCCCGAGGAGGAGCGGACCATCCAGGCCAACGTCCCGCGGACGCTGAAGCCGGACCCCGACACCGAGATCTACCGGGGCGTCGAGGCCGCCAAGGGCGAACTCGGCATCTACATGCGTTCGGACGGCACCGACAAGCCCGCCCGGTTCAAGATCCGCAGCCCGTGCTTCTGTAACCTGCACACGCTGCGGGAGATGACCGAGGGCGAGTACATCCCGGACCTCATCGCGTCGCTGGGCAGCCTCGACATCGTGCTGGGGGAGGTGGACCGGTAG